One genomic window of Myxococcales bacterium includes the following:
- a CDS encoding serine/threonine protein kinase, whose product MRAPYRLAARSAGPLFASYRAQLRIGALADAHLEDLVRRVLLPSLDRHLGALGRCARRSCGRRWRGRAGSARFLEVTDPSAATEVLPSPSVREPEPVIVPPAVFLATVDARGGATAVSSLALDATVSAGEVEASSEAPLAAGTFGVRSTVLPHLELRDGRVHVSQAVRPRYEEVRRLGEGGMGEVVLARDNDIGRVVALKRLLPHLTGEATVARFAEEIRTVGRLGHPGIAPVHDVGVDEHGQLFFVMKFVDGETLEAIIAQLAAGSAEAHAKYPFERRVQLMVGLLEALAYAHDHGVVHRDVKPANVMIGAYGEVVLMDWGIAKVAGPEGAPELPESREREAELVRSGRLHVTQQGSLVGTPLYMSPEQATGAAHIDARSDIYSLSVLFHELLTLRHYLHGRDKLSTVVAGVLQEGPPSVGDASWGLSARQGRVGADLAHLVIKGMQKDPARRYRSAREMLKRLQRRAAGHIPIDCKVTFWISALGRARRLVDRHPMAVAGGLPIFGLVSLAAIIYSAVRLVGG is encoded by the coding sequence ATGCGCGCACCATACCGGCTGGCCGCGCGAAGCGCAGGCCCTCTCTTCGCGAGCTACCGGGCGCAGCTCCGAATAGGCGCGCTCGCCGACGCGCACCTCGAAGACCTCGTCCGACGCGTGCTGCTGCCGTCGCTGGACCGCCACCTCGGGGCGCTCGGGCGCTGCGCCCGCCGCTCGTGCGGCCGCCGGTGGCGCGGTCGGGCAGGGTCCGCTAGGTTCCTCGAAGTGACCGATCCGAGCGCCGCCACCGAGGTCCTGCCTTCTCCGTCGGTCCGCGAGCCCGAGCCCGTCATCGTGCCCCCGGCCGTATTTCTCGCCACCGTGGACGCTCGAGGTGGGGCCACGGCGGTCTCGAGCCTCGCGCTCGACGCGACCGTGTCGGCCGGCGAGGTCGAGGCGTCGAGCGAGGCGCCGCTAGCCGCCGGCACGTTCGGGGTCCGGTCGACCGTGCTGCCCCATCTCGAGCTCCGCGACGGGCGGGTCCACGTGAGCCAGGCCGTTCGGCCGCGGTACGAGGAGGTGCGGCGCCTCGGCGAGGGTGGCATGGGCGAGGTCGTGCTCGCGCGCGACAACGACATCGGGCGCGTGGTCGCGCTGAAACGCCTGCTCCCGCACCTGACCGGAGAGGCCACGGTCGCGCGCTTCGCCGAGGAGATCCGCACGGTCGGTAGGCTCGGTCACCCCGGCATCGCCCCAGTCCACGACGTGGGCGTCGACGAGCACGGGCAGCTCTTCTTCGTCATGAAGTTCGTGGACGGCGAGACCCTCGAGGCGATCATCGCTCAGCTCGCGGCGGGCAGCGCCGAGGCCCACGCGAAGTACCCGTTTGAGCGTCGGGTCCAGCTCATGGTGGGGCTCCTCGAGGCGCTCGCGTACGCGCACGACCACGGCGTCGTGCACCGCGACGTCAAGCCGGCCAACGTGATGATCGGCGCGTACGGTGAGGTCGTGCTCATGGACTGGGGCATCGCGAAGGTGGCCGGTCCCGAGGGCGCGCCCGAGCTCCCGGAGAGCCGGGAACGGGAGGCCGAGCTCGTCAGGAGCGGGCGCCTGCACGTGACCCAGCAGGGCTCGCTGGTGGGGACGCCTCTCTACATGTCGCCCGAGCAAGCCACGGGCGCCGCCCACATCGACGCCCGGAGCGACATCTACAGTCTGTCGGTGCTCTTCCACGAGCTCCTCACCCTGCGCCACTACCTGCACGGGCGCGACAAGCTCTCGACCGTGGTCGCCGGTGTGCTGCAGGAGGGCCCGCCGAGCGTCGGGGACGCGAGCTGGGGGCTCTCGGCGCGGCAAGGCCGAGTCGGGGCCGATTTGGCGCACCTCGTCATCAAAGGCATGCAGAAGGACCCCGCGCGGCGCTACCGCTCTGCCCGCGAGATGCTCAAGCGCCTCCAGCGGCGTGCGGCCGGACACATCCCGATCGACTGCAAGGTCACGTTCTGGATCAGCGCCTTGGGGCGCGCGCGGCGCCTCGTCGATCGGCACCCGATGGCGGTCGCGGGCGGGCTCCCGATCTTCGGCCTCGTCTCGCTCGCGGCCATCATCTACTCGGCCGTGCGGCTCGTCGGCGGATGA
- a CDS encoding class I SAM-dependent rRNA methyltransferase, whose translation MSLVLTLHRRAHDPVRRGHPWVFREAILRAQGEATTGAAATLVDDTGRTLGYGVYDASSPLAVRVWGPTPVDEALVASRLRAAFDLRRALFRDGRTTAYRLLHGEGDRTPGLVLDRYGEVAVLRTDGDAAAVLADRHAATLRDELLGTGVTTLVSRQSARSRRAEAPRTEVLFGDPPPARVAVTEHGVPFEVDLAEGQKTGAFLDQRENRARVGQLAASLRRRGAPPVRVLNLFSYAGGFSLHAALEGAHTTSVDVAPLAHKTAQASFKAAGVGLSGHAFVAADVYAYLADAKKKGLSWDIVISDPPSFAPSEKAVARALSAYRTLHGAAAAVLRPGGVFCAASCSSHIGLEAFLGTLDDDALGRADLRVVDAFGPPADHPSLPAFPEGRYLKLVVLR comes from the coding sequence GTGAGCCTCGTCCTTACCTTGCACCGCCGCGCACACGATCCCGTTCGCCGCGGGCACCCGTGGGTCTTTCGCGAAGCGATCCTCCGCGCGCAGGGCGAGGCGACCACCGGAGCGGCCGCGACCCTCGTCGACGACACGGGGCGCACGCTCGGCTACGGGGTGTACGACGCGTCGTCGCCGCTGGCGGTGCGCGTGTGGGGCCCGACCCCCGTCGACGAGGCGCTCGTCGCTTCGCGCCTCCGCGCGGCGTTCGATCTGCGCCGGGCGCTCTTTCGCGACGGCCGCACCACCGCGTACCGCCTGCTCCACGGCGAGGGCGACCGGACGCCGGGCCTCGTCCTCGATCGCTACGGGGAGGTCGCGGTGCTGCGGACCGACGGCGACGCGGCCGCGGTGCTCGCCGACCGGCACGCCGCGACGCTGCGCGACGAGCTGCTCGGGACCGGAGTGACCACCCTCGTGAGCCGCCAGTCGGCGCGATCCCGCCGCGCCGAGGCGCCGCGCACCGAGGTGCTGTTCGGCGATCCGCCGCCCGCGCGCGTCGCGGTCACGGAGCACGGCGTGCCCTTCGAGGTCGACCTGGCCGAGGGACAGAAGACCGGCGCGTTCCTGGACCAGCGGGAGAACCGCGCGCGGGTCGGCCAGCTCGCCGCCAGCCTTCGACGGCGAGGCGCGCCGCCGGTGCGCGTGCTCAACCTGTTCTCTTACGCGGGCGGCTTCTCACTCCACGCGGCACTCGAGGGCGCGCACACGACCAGCGTCGACGTCGCCCCGCTCGCGCACAAGACCGCGCAGGCGAGCTTCAAAGCAGCCGGGGTCGGGCTCTCCGGCCACGCCTTCGTCGCCGCCGACGTGTACGCCTACCTGGCGGACGCGAAGAAGAAGGGGCTCTCCTGGGACATCGTGATCTCCGACCCGCCGAGCTTCGCCCCGAGCGAGAAGGCCGTCGCACGCGCGCTCAGCGCGTACCGGACCTTGCACGGTGCAGCCGCGGCCGTGCTCCGCCCAGGCGGCGTATTTTGCGCCGCCTCGTGCTCCAGCCACATCGGCTTGGAGGCGTTCCTAGGCACGCTGGACGACGACGCGCTCGGTCGCGCCGACCTTCGGGTGGTCGACGCGTTCGGGCCGCCGGCCGACCACCCCTCCCTCCCGGCGTTCCCGGAGGGTCGTTACTTGAAGCTCGTCGTACTTCGCTAA
- a CDS encoding tetratricopeptide repeat protein, which produces MRLREDPEVLARRARSQRLVRGIALALGVVFSLAVVRRLLEEPPAAPAPPATPAHAQAAVSAPAPVVPSAAVSAAAAVSAAPAPSASAVDAGPADAATQPSTTLDAAAADAGPAKDAKALKRDAQRALDRGKFAEAIQAGEASVAADPTDAEAWLLLGAAYDSKGRGADARRAYQSCVQQGKRGPTGECAALLR; this is translated from the coding sequence GTGCGGCTGCGCGAAGACCCCGAGGTCCTGGCGCGCCGGGCGCGATCGCAGCGCTTGGTCCGGGGGATCGCGCTCGCGCTCGGCGTGGTGTTCTCCCTCGCGGTCGTCCGACGCCTGCTCGAGGAGCCCCCAGCGGCCCCCGCGCCGCCCGCGACCCCGGCGCACGCGCAGGCCGCCGTCAGCGCGCCGGCGCCCGTCGTGCCGAGCGCCGCCGTCAGCGCGGCGGCGGCGGTGAGCGCAGCTCCTGCGCCAAGCGCGTCCGCGGTCGACGCGGGGCCCGCCGACGCGGCCACGCAGCCCTCCACGACGCTTGACGCGGCCGCAGCCGACGCGGGGCCTGCGAAGGACGCCAAGGCGCTGAAGCGAGACGCGCAGCGCGCGCTGGACCGAGGGAAGTTCGCCGAGGCCATCCAGGCGGGCGAGGCGTCGGTCGCGGCCGATCCGACGGACGCGGAGGCGTGGCTGCTCCTGGGCGCCGCCTACGACAGCAAGGGGCGCGGGGCCGACGCGAGGCGAGCGTACCAATCGTGCGTCCAGCAAGGCAAGCGCGGGCCCACGGGCGAGTGCGCGGCCCTCCTCCGGTGA